The genomic stretch CAAGAACACAACAAAACTTGCGTATGTGTTACATATCATGTTTCTTAGTGTGTGTATGTAGTTAACTAAAGACCAAGACAATTttccaaattaattttaataaattatttcatgaaaaaaaaaaaaaaaaaaaacgcacgTTCCTGGTTACAGTGTTAAACACTGCTCAGTTTTCATATGGTCCCAATATATAGAGagtaaaagtaacactgaatcaGCATTGCAGTTAGTGAAATAAAGTAGATTCACTCTacaagtgatgattgagcattagtgatgacacctgctgttaacaagcagaatcccTGAAGATAagaggaacaacaagaacagaaacacaacaactacaactgacttacacagccttagatgaaatcaacagCAAATAAAAATCAATCTCACCAAGCAACTCCAAAAACACCATGTTCACTTATTACAAAGCAGtttggctttctttctttcatatgGGACATGTACAAATATGGTTGTTGAAGCCCTCTAGTTGGGCACTTGCCCATTGTCTTTAGCTGAATTAATTCTCTAACAGCAATTGCTGAAAGTGCATGCTATCCCTATTTTCTACAATATTTCATGCTTCTGACTGCATGACATGCCTATTACAATGTGCACTTTTTGAAATCAGTGACTGACAGCTGGATTTTGACACAAGTGAGTTCCCAAAAGAAGTACAGATCATTTTCAGTTCAAACTTTCAGATTTGAACTTTCATTATCAAGTTATTAACTGTCCCAATTGAAAGAGCTCTTCTTATAAGCCGTTATTGAACAAACTGCTTATGGTTATGCTTTTATTAGGCAGTTTTCTTGGTTTCCATATCTCTAaacgtttttgttttgtaatgtaCACAAGCTCCTTTTCACTGATTTCAACAGATTTGTGTACAGATGTTTTGAAACAAGAGACAATTCCTTTAATGCTTTGAAACGTTTTACCAGTTTACCGGTGACATTGATTAATAATGTAACCATAATTAAACCAATTAAAGTTCAGATATACTTTCAGCACAGCGAGCAAAAGAAACAGAGCGGACCCACGGGCCTTTGGACGTTCAATTTCAAGAACAAAGACAGTCCGTCCAAATGGACACTAGCTGGAGTCGCGCTGCTACTTCAGATACGAACACTAGCTGCTGCCATTTCACCAGTCCTTCATTTGCCAATAAACATACCAAAAAGCATTATaagttattatttataaaaaagcattattattaaaaaatatatatattagttactattattatattttatgtaacaGGGTTAGAATTGTAGTTTTATTGCGAATCCTCCTGAATTCAGCAGCAGCTATTAAGTCTACGTTGTAATGATGCCCTCATGTGGTTTGTTTGGGAGctgcagacaaaaaaaaaaaaaaaaaaatgcttggttTGCCGAAAGATGACGTAACATTGCAGTTGCAATGCTCTGTCTCAATTTGGTAATATTTATGTGATAATGCAAAATGAGTAGCGATTTCGAGTATTTTGTGTTTATGACTTGGTTTAGCTAATATTTTGACCATTTAATCCGAGTAGTAACGTATATTTTATTAGTTATATGGCCTTTCGTGAACTATCGTTGGAAGTTCCATTAGCAAGGATACGAGGtcgttaattttattttttgtttagctACCCAATGTCTGTAGCGAAAAGACAGGAtgttttatttcactttcagtAAACAGATGTCAACCAGGTCTGCGTTTCAAGGCAGCCCAGAACATATTGTGGGATTGTGCCCGCCAACTCGTGTTCATCGGAGCGCGGGAATGAAATCAAATGAACGGATTAGCTAAATCACAACGCAGAATACAAAAGAAAGCTTCAGAAATGAAGAAGTAGTGCAACTGCTGAAATTGTCTGTATAAATTAAAGGTACTTTGATCAAATTCTCCTGTCTCATACCCACAATGCTGGTAATTTTTTAATCAAGGCCATTCCCATGGAGAAACAGGTCACGCAgagtgtttaaagggttagtttacccaaaaatgaaaattctgtcattaattactcaccctcatgtcgttccacacccgtaagaccttcattcatcttcggaacacaaattaagatatttttgataaaatccgatggctcaatgaggcctccattgccagcaagacaacactttcaatgcccagaaagctactaaagctacatatttaaaacagttcatgtgactacagtggtttaaccttaatgttatgaagcgacgagaatactttttgtgcgccaaacaaaataacgactttattcaataatatctagtgataggcgatttcaaaacactgccttatgaagcttcgaagctttacgaatcgtgtatcaaactgccaaagtcacgtgatttcagtaaacgaggcttcgttatgtcataacagtgtttcgaaatttcaatgggtCACCactgggggtgggggtgggggggggggggattaataatccattttatttttaaaaatggattaTTAATCTGTGTACACTCATGACATATTGAGAAAGCAAGagagaatgaaaataaattttgtgtATGTGCGTGCATGGGCGGGGGATGGGTGGAAAAAAAATCCGATTGGCTAGTTTAGTCCacatacaaaaaaattacattacgAATAGTTGATGTTTAAATCCAGGCTCAAAAACAGCTAAACTTGATTGAAACGTTTGCAAAAAGGCCTAAAACTAATGCGTAGGGAAGAAGAAATGAAGCCTCTTAAATCTTTGAAACTTTTCTCTCTCTGATTTAGGGAAGATTCGAAGCATCAACAGTGTCGAAAACAGTGCCGTCTTGTGGCTGGTCAAGTTTATAGCAGCCATAAATCCGAGTGTGCAGCTCCGCGTTTATTCATTATGCACAAATAAAAGTCTAACAATGCTAAATGCGTTTagttttctgataatataattcacatattaaagtgtggcaataaattaaatgtaacatcaataattataataattataatatttgtaaTCGTTCTGTGCATACCCTGGGGTATTGTAAttgatataaaacataaaaacaacaacaaaaacaacaacaaaaaaaatgtgtaattacttattcaaaataagtacctacccaagagagtatgcgatttcggatgcagcctagATTTCTACTGAGACCCACATTCCATCTGAATCTCCTGAAATGAAATATTAGTAATATGCAATATCCTAAAAACATTCTGTTTAGTCAGAATAAACTGCACTGTAAAACCAATTCAAAACAAATTCGAAGAAAGCAAATATTTTAATTGGGACGGAGTGAAAAGAATTAAAGAAAGTCGCAGGACACAGCAAACCTCATTACAGAGATTTCCAGACCTGGCAGAATCAAGCAATTGAGATTACATGACATTTCATCCTGAAAATGGTAACCTGCTAACAACTTTGTTCTTCTAAAAAGTGTCACATCGTGACACCATGGCAGTGACACTCAAATTCAACAGAAGATACCTTCTGACATGTCTGACAAGTGAGCTACATCTGTACAAGTAATAAGAATAAACCAGTCAAGCAGAACAGTGATAGGGTCTAAGCAGATGAATTacatatggaaaaaaataaaataaaataataaaaaaactttacagGAGAAAGCTGAGAATCTTTTTTAACCAATGGAATACATTGCTTtacaacttattttttttaaaataaaatagacacCATTAAAACAGACCAATTTTTCTTAAGTGTACTCAAAACCAAGACTGCAGAGGTTATAGGCTACAACCGATTACTGCATTTAAAATAAGGCATCACAAATATCCCCATAAATAAGCAAAAGTAGAGgaagggagagaaaaaaaaaaaaaaatgaatggaaggGCTGTTAGGGAGGTAATATGCTTTCCTCTGCTgcatattattaaatatgacCTTGCATGCATTTTACACCAGACATAACTACTATTATAACTGTACATTTGTATATACACAGTTCAGAACTTTGTATAAAATGTGCATGatcaagaataaaaaaaaatgcattatttttctttctctctgaaaCAGACATGCTGCTCCTATGATGATACATCCTttggtttttaaagaaattaaaaataaaataaaaaaagacagacGTTTAGCTTTTCTGCACATGTAAAATGGATATAGACACTAGTGTGCAattcttgaaaataaatgcaaaccTTGAGAGACACAACTTTAAACATACACTTGTGTTATGGATGGAAAAATGCAAGGTAATGACGGAGATACAAATCTGAACCCTGTAAAGATTGTTAAATAAAGCCACGATACCAAAGCAGCCAGCtctccaaaaataaaataaaaaacccaACACTATTTCAAGCTGTGCCCCTTCTTGCCAAATGTACACAGTGTGCATTTAGTACAGCATGTCCTTTACAAAGAGCAGGAGCAGATGAAGAAATCAATAGCCTGATGAATAACACTATTGCTGGTATAATTCCACAATGCCACAATGCAAaagtataatattaaatatcccTTGTGAGGAAGCAGATAAACTCTAAAGTAGctgttcgtttttttttttttaaaaggaatagttcacctaaaaatgaacattttgtcatcatttactcaccctaatgttgttcTGAACcattttctttcttacttttcCAATCGATGATGGTGATTTTTATGaccaagtttaaaaaaaaaaaaaaaaaaatcataaaagtgatccatatgacttgtgcCCTATATTCCAAAGCCTTTCAAAatcatacaatagctttgtgtgaggaacagatcaaaatttaaaatgccatttactgaaattttttttacttaaagggatagttcacccaaaaatgaaaattctgtcatcatttactcaccctcaaattgttcgaaacctgtatgaatttctctcttctgctgaacacaaaataagatattttgacaaatgttggtaaccaaacagttgatgggccccgtTGATTTCCATTGTATaagggggagaaaaaaaagaaaaaaaaaaaaaatactatggaagtcagtggggaccagaaactgtttggttaccaaaaatattttcttttgtgttcaacagaacaaagaaactcttacaggtttagaataacttgagggtgagtaaatgacggatttttttttttttttttgggtgaactatccccttaCGACTTAAATTTCCCTTTTAGttcacacaatatatatatatctcaatggCTTGAAATAAAGTGCACCTCACCATTTTTTCCTGGTACTTTTTGAATACATCCTCATTCATATTTACTGCACGGAAAATGAGCTGCTCAAACATTCTGCCATTTCATGGAACAAAAATAATCTTGAGTTGCAACAACATGAGGACGGacacattttcattgttattttaggtgaacttttcctttaaaactatttttttaaatcaataataaatacatgatgATGATACAGGATGAAGTACACAGCTACTGTCTAGCTGGGACCAAGGCACACACATAACGTCAAGTTAAACAACTAAAATGGTTTAGGAACACTGTCGGGAACATAAAGGATGAACAGCTCTCTGGGGATGCACCAGTGAAAACTGGTTTGAGTGCAAATGTGCCCAGTCTCAAATCAATCCAGTCCGCATTGCTTTCGGCTCGCTTTAAAAGAAAAGTGTTGGCAAACACTACCGGAAAGAAAAATGAGAGaggatttgtttaaaaatgtttctcgTTGTCTAGTTCTCCAATTATTTAAAACAGCTAGACTTTGAATCCTGAGttattgtaatttttcattacaaattaaCTTCTGTTGCATTTGACTATTTTTCTCAGAAGAACAGAGAACAACAGATGACAGTATCTTTGATACTGCAAATGACAAAcaataatcaataattaaatatttaatttcatttcattatttgaATCAAAATTAAGTCAATTTCTTTTTCTACTTTAGAACCTAATTTTTTGGTATTACCATTCTTTAGTTCTTAAGttataatttcttttctttacatATGAATGCTACAAAATCctctctcctctctccacaTGGGCTGATCCACAAGAGTCACAATTCACTCCTCTCTTTACAAAATTCTCCTTCTCTGTGCCTTTAAAACAGTACGCTCAGTCATAGTTATGGAAACATCCCAGAGATAACGCGAATGAAACATCCTTGAATGCGAGTCCTGCCGCAGGCAGCAGTCTGCGCTGAGGGATGAGTACAGTTGGGTTTGTCATTCCTGTGTCATCCGCCTACTTTCGTCTGTTTATTCATCTGTTTGTGTCCTGCGCACAGTGGCGAGAGAATCAGGGAGAAGTGGAGGCGGACGCATGGAACTTCACAAAAGCGATAGCTGCAAGCTCTTTGCAGAACTCCTCCAGAACAATGACCCCCTCgagcaatgtcacatgatcgACGCTGTAAGACAAAGATGAACCTCTTcatcacagaaaaacaaatacaCAGCAAAGAAACAAGTCTCTGATCAGGCTGCACGATAGGGCTaggcattgacacaaattatacaattcgatttcgattcacaagcacacaaacccgcctccccttacttgtttcatttgctctggatgaatattgttggaattacagggcttgaattttgggGTGGGATTGTGTGTATTGCGCATGATTTTACACATTCCCGCAGGCTTTGTGCTCACATCCAAAGTGTGTGCccataaaacagttttttcgctgcttattgcgcttaaacggtcaaatacacacacaataatgtcaaaatgccggtcttggtgagtattcacgtaaacacaatCAGtcatgttttaagtgaacgtaaacaattgagaaaaaaaaaaacatgtgtaACACTATAATGGATccatgcgtcaggtcttaaagggacagcagcctaatatacctgctgccaaattatgagataatattaaaatgatctatatggcagtttttccccatagtgtcagtgaaaatgctgagtggctagtaactttgtaAAACCACTAGCTACAATGGCTGGTGAGCAAagaaagttaatgtcaagccctgaggTACATGTAAATTggtatatttgatttatttgcaTGAACCAGCTTAAATGGTCTGTTTCAATGATTTAACTTCACCGAAGGCCCTCTATGGCATTGTTTTATGCATTCATGTTGGAAAATTGAATATTTGCTTACAACTTTTGTgcaaatacacatacatacatccaAGCCTTACCTCATCCCCTCTGGCTCTAGTCCCAGCAGTCTCTTCCTCACCAGCAGGAGTTTAGGGGTGAAATCAGGGATGCGGTGAGTTCGCAACATCAGATCGCCAACCACCTGATCAAACCATCCATATAAATAATCGGCTAAACAGTCTGTGAGGTgtctaaataattaaaaaaaaaactaatattaatCCAGTCAGAGGGGATTCAGTGTGGAGAACAGCAGACGTACCCTGACGATGACTGAGAAGAGAGATCTGCAGCCCGGCGCCAGGTTAATGTACGGGTCCAACAGGTACTCGTGAAGATGAGCATGAGGCAGCAGAGATAGCTTAGACAACACAGACGTCACCTGCAGGTTAACATCATATGGCTGGATGGAGATAGAGAAACAAAGAGAGACATCAGGAGAaagatattaaataaaaatgcataattttacaaatgttttaccTATGTAAAGAAAGTCAATGAGCGatctaaaatgacaaaaacaccatTCAAGTATTATAGAAGTAGTACATACAACTTGTGCACTATctgcttgttaagtcgtgacgtaaggaacgctgtttctgggtccaagccttgactcgtttcacttgagaatggcaTCTCCACGGCCGTTTATGAGccttatttattcatattaaacatttaacattttaaagttaaacattcaaaatacttacagtctacacaacagtctccgtgctcacagcgtcacagacatgaatattttaacgatttataaaagatgaatcactgtctggccatctgggattttgatatggagataaaggttatgattataattttttggaagtattacaccacatcgtgtgtgtatattagcaccatttgttgttttcttgtgatatgagatagagcgtttaGACCCGGAAGCACTGCAGCATGACGTCAGACACCGAATAttttaagtcttctgaagcaatacaaatgtataaagaTTTGGGTTATAATGCAAATGTCATGTTAAGAGCTATCACACATCAGTAAATATCTTCAGTTCACACACCTGATCGAGGATTCGCCCCATTCTGTCAAACAACACTTTGAGAAAGTGTCCTTCGAAAAAAGGACTGtccaaattacatttttcaaaggGTTTTGGACTGCTGCGCCAGTCCCACTTCTGACAAACTCCACAATAGTCCCGAAACTGTcaacatacaacaaaatatgatGATAATCACTCCAATGGTTATGTCAATGTTGGTATGATGCACTGCATGCTCAAATATAAACAGAGCAATTTATATAGGGCCATAGAGACTTCattattacacattttattctagaattttttattattataaatcttACAATAATTGTAATGCACTTTTGGCAATTTCACAATTtggcaattattttatttatttatttaataataaaatatttatatagcacctttcaGACATAAACATAGTTCAAAGTTCTTTACATAATCAAATATCAATTGCAACATCCCATCCATAAACGCTGTATTAGCAACACTTTAAAAGTATTTGAATATCCATAAAAACAAAGGAGACATTCACAACAAACCGCTGATGAGgttatgaaattaaatgcatttatatttacataattttatcTTAGAGCATCTGTTAACCTAAGCCATATATTGAATAATTATTCACcacactatttattttattcctcACCTGTCTGTGTGCATCTCTCAAGTAGGTGTCATAGCCTGTGCCCTCAACCTGATAGGATGATTTTGCCTCATCAGGCACCAAACACAGGAAACTACAGGGAGAGAGCACAGAATTATTACATGGGAAGTTAATATTTATCACAAAATGATGAAACTGGCTGGCATGTCACAACTGGTCAAATTTGACATGGAAGGGTATCCTGCGCTACCTGTTAACTATTTTGTGAACCTCCGTCTTCCCATCAGGCTTTGCATGTTCTGTGCTTGGTGGCGGAGAGCAGCTTAACCAATCAGGGCTGGAGAGTCTGTTATCAGGAGAAAGATCTGAGAACAGCGGGTCTTCTTCCAGATCTCTGGGGAAACAATACAAATCAATAAAATTAGACTATTACATGCATACTACATCTCACAGAAATATTTGCTTTGATCTCCAAAGATTCACAAGAAATGACCCAAGAAAAAACAAGTAACTGTAGTATAAAGCATTGCTACAGCAAACTTTCTAaaggaataaaaatatataactacTGTAGTGCAACACCACAATTATATAGTCCCATTTATTAGAATGAGGATTTATGGCACATTTTTGATAAATCAAACCCATTATTGAAAAAGCATCATTAACGGATAGCGAGACAAACAGTAATGCTTACGACCAATATTATTTGGTGGAAGAATTGTTTATTCAGATTATTACTAATAAATTTAACTATTTATTGAACTATTTCCAGTGTTTTATAAGTGCCATAAGCAACATTCCTCTCCACTTTGTGATTCAGCACAACAGCTGAATCAGTGTAATTGTATTATTGCGTTtccatttgttttaaaaaaagaatgaaatgttGTTGTACGAGGCATGGATTTAAAGGTAAAGTGTGTATTTTGACTGTTGCCAAACAGGTTTTCCCACTCTCCTCTTTTGCCATTGATCGCCAAACAGGTAGTCCTGTCCTAAACTCAATGCATTGGTTGTGAAAATGTTTCACTGCATGATAAaaaacagagcaatgttttaTATTGCCACAGAGACTCAGTAGCTACTCAGACATTACAAATGGCTTAATAATTATGTTTTCTGCATATTAAGgtaaaacagtattttaacaAATTCACACTTTACTTTTAATTACTAATTCATTCGTTAATACAACAACCAATCCAAACACATTTCAAAAATATCACTTTGGTTGACTTGCATTTAAGTTTTATTCATTCACAAATTGCAGCTCATTTATGATCTTGCATGTTCTAGAAGCATGTAGACGCATTGATCAGAATGATCTGGAAGTTTAGCAGCAGTGGAGACAGCAGCTCTTACACGGCGTCATGTGGTTGGCCGTTCTCCATGTGTTCGCGCTCCTCTCGTTCCTCTGGTTGTTTGTTCTCCATGTAGTTGCGCTCTTCCAAGCAGCGCAGCACCAGGTTCTGCAGAATGTGCTGACATGGTTTCTGCAGCAGATGCTCAAAGAGCCGTAGGGTCATGATGCTTATCTAGAACCAGACACAGAACCAGAAATTCATGAACATAAAACTAAAGAACTGCTGCAATAAATCAGACACTTATCttttattctaaataaataaatctaaagaTCACAGTACAATTAACATATGAAACCACAGAAGATCTGGAGTTCCCAACTTTGTTTTGTCAGatctaaataaatttatatttatataaatatatttatattcactATAGAAATTAGTATTTCCAGTTACTCTGTAAGATTTTACAACTTTCCATGATTTTTGCAGGTCTGGAAATCACCATTTTAAAAATCCAAATTGGTAGGAACGTGATTTAGAATTCAAGAGGTGTTCTAAccattcaataaaaaaataaataaataaaagcaagcTATATTGAATATACAATATACTGGATTCtaatttaataacaacaatcaatacataaatattttgtagATGTTACAATTTGACCTTCCCTTTTGGAACCCTTTAGATAATCTGGTCAAAGGAGGATGAAATGCATCGATTAATACAGTCATTAATCAGTTACCTCATCTGACAAGTGGTCACAATGTTCTATGAGTCTGTGTCTCAGGGGATGCTGGGTAATGCTAGCAAGTGTCTCTGGCTCTGTTCCCTCTCCCAACAGGAAGTAAATGGTCTCCTGAAGTAGGGCTTCTGACGTCACCTGTCTGATGATCCTGTTTAACAGGGCTGTGGAAGTCAGAATGCCAACCTCTGACCTGGAATGAGATGACAAAGAACAAGAAAGCGTGTGAGAAAGAAAACTCATTTTCTGTTCAATTCGTAGCTTTAGGGTGTCGGTGCAATTTCAAAGTATGTGAGACTGGTAAACAAACCTGAGATAGCTTACATACTTACGTTTGCATTAGCTGAGGCTCCATTACAGTAACAAAGAACCGCTCTCTCACGGCTCGGGCCAGAACTGCAGCGGCTGTCTAAGgagcaaaacacaaaaatgttacaaaacacaCATCAATATGTGAACATTCATCCTCTGTTTATGAAACTACCCATCTGGTTTAGACAAAAATGTCTATTTATACATGTTCTTGCCATTTGTTGACAGATTTTGAGCATGATTCAATAATAACCCATCTTCTGTTTTTTtgataaaagtgtttttacctTCTGAGCCTCTTTGATGAGCTGATCACAATAGTCCAGCCACGATAGGAAGGAAATAAGGGCACGTTTTCCCGTAAAAACAGCAGCATCCTCCTTTAGATTATACACATCCAGCCTACAAATACACAAACTCTCAATTAACATTCACAACAGTTTCACAGATCTCTGGGCAATAGAGCAAAtgttcacaatatttttgtgatgattttgcaacataaaataaaataagcaacATAATAAATTATCATAAATGTCACATTAAGCAATataacagattttttaaatttaaattacatttaaaaaaaaaaaaaaaaaaa from Ctenopharyngodon idella isolate HZGC_01 chromosome 13, HZGC01, whole genome shotgun sequence encodes the following:
- the fhip2a gene encoding protein FAM160B1: MFSKFTSILQHAVEALAPSLPLQEDFVYHWKAITHYYIETSDDKAPVTDTNIPSHLEQMLDILTQEERERESGETGPCMEYLLHHKILETLYTLGKADCPPGMKQQVLSFYTKLLGRIRQPLLPHINVHRPVQKLVRLCGEVLAAPTENEEIQFLCTVCAKLKQDPYLVNFFLENKNKRLEAAKDGGADLVKDPSSPDTGQTQNQNPSLVKFAQEDAAGQATSPGEASPSSVHTTVPNNDNYNLVSSLLNLTKSPDGRIVVKACEGLMLIVSLPEPAAAKCLTENTELSQLLTDRLAQFYRALPQSMDPLDIETVESVNWGLDVYNLKEDAAVFTGKRALISFLSWLDYCDQLIKEAQKTAAAVLARAVRERFFVTVMEPQLMQTSEVGILTSTALLNRIIRQVTSEALLQETIYFLLGEGTEPETLASITQHPLRHRLIEHCDHLSDEISIMTLRLFEHLLQKPCQHILQNLVLRCLEERNYMENKQPEEREEREHMENGQPHDAVDLEEDPLFSDLSPDNRLSSPDWLSCSPPPSTEHAKPDGKTEVHKIVNSFLCLVPDEAKSSYQVEGTGYDTYLRDAHRQFRDYCGVCQKWDWRSSPKPFEKCNLDSPFFEGHFLKVLFDRMGRILDQPYDVNLQVTSVLSKLSLLPHAHLHEYLLDPYINLAPGCRSLFSVIVRVVGDLMLRTHRIPDFTPKLLLVRKRLLGLEPEGMSVDHVTLLEGVIVLEEFCKELAAIAFVKFHASASTSP